One window of the Trueperaceae bacterium genome contains the following:
- a CDS encoding ABC transporter permease yields the protein MNQARFGVILLVLIAISAVFAPQLTGHDPIKPDYRARYVGPSSEHPLGTDGLGRDVLARSLAGGRVSLVVALSATLLTFAIGASLGVLAAGVGGATDLLLSRVFDALLAFPGFLLILIVVATLGGGSLQTVMAMGVAGAPVFFRLARSFTRQELRSEYVTAARALGAGRGRQLLRHAVPNFLGSVVVQMASTAAAFLLVEASLSFLGLGVPLPTPSWGNVLQDARSYLTTQPWAAVGPGLFLAGASLSFQFMSDGLRDVLDRRS from the coding sequence ATGAACCAGGCGCGCTTCGGCGTCATCCTCCTCGTGCTGATCGCGATCTCGGCCGTCTTCGCACCGCAGCTGACGGGCCACGACCCGATCAAGCCGGACTACCGCGCCCGCTACGTCGGCCCGAGCAGCGAGCACCCGCTCGGCACGGACGGGCTGGGCCGCGACGTGCTCGCCCGCTCTTTGGCGGGCGGCAGGGTCTCACTGGTCGTCGCCCTCTCGGCCACCCTCCTGACGTTCGCTATCGGGGCCTCCCTAGGCGTGCTGGCCGCGGGCGTCGGCGGCGCCACCGACCTCCTGCTCTCCCGCGTGTTCGACGCGCTCCTCGCCTTCCCGGGCTTCCTCCTCATCCTCATCGTGGTCGCTACCCTCGGCGGCGGCTCGCTGCAGACCGTCATGGCCATGGGGGTGGCCGGGGCGCCCGTGTTCTTCCGGCTGGCCAGGTCGTTCACACGCCAGGAGCTCCGCTCCGAGTACGTGACGGCCGCGCGGGCACTCGGCGCAGGCCGTGGGCGGCAGCTGCTGCGCCACGCCGTGCCGAACTTCCTCGGCAGCGTGGTGGTCCAGATGGCCAGCACGGCGGCGGCCTTCCTCCTGGTCGAGGCGTCCCTCTCGTTCCTCGGCCTCGGCGTGCCGCTGCCGACGCCAAGCTGGGGCAACGTCCTGCAGGACGCCCGCTCGTACCTCACCACCCAGCCGTGGGCCGCCGTCGGGCCTGGCCTCTTCCTCGCGGGCGCGTCGCTGTCGTTCCAGTTCATGTCGGACGGCCTGCGCGACGTGCTCGACCGCCGTTCCTGA
- a CDS encoding ABC transporter permease — MPRYLLVQTLSFIVTLWAVLTLVFVAMRALPGDAATIMGGLDATESQTSALRAQLGLDRSLPAQYVGYLADVVQGDLGNSLRERRPVVRVLVDRLPVTVTLAGISFVLALVIGLGLGLLAGLRPGGPFDRIALLFTTIALALPEFWFGFLLILLFAVQLGWFPVIGLPPQGLTLAASWHLLLPAITLAIPRAAQVARLARARVLEERRSDYVRTARSKGLKPTSVGRHIASNSLPGVIPLLALELGGLLTGTIVVEQVFGLPGLGATILGAIGARDYPVVQGVTILAVSVYVLVNWLADLSQVIADPRLRAS; from the coding sequence GTGCCAAGGTACTTGCTCGTACAGACCCTCTCCTTCATCGTCACCCTGTGGGCGGTGCTGACGCTCGTGTTCGTCGCGATGCGCGCGCTGCCGGGCGACGCCGCCACGATCATGGGCGGGCTGGACGCGACCGAGTCGCAGACGAGCGCGCTGCGCGCGCAGCTCGGGCTCGACCGCTCGCTGCCCGCCCAGTACGTCGGCTACCTGGCCGACGTCGTACAAGGCGACCTCGGCAACTCCTTGCGCGAGCGGCGGCCCGTCGTCCGCGTGCTCGTCGACCGGCTGCCCGTGACCGTGACGCTCGCCGGTATCTCGTTCGTGCTCGCGCTCGTCATCGGGCTGGGCCTCGGCCTCCTCGCCGGGCTCCGACCAGGCGGCCCGTTCGACCGGATCGCCTTGCTCTTCACGACGATCGCGCTCGCCCTGCCGGAGTTCTGGTTCGGGTTCCTGCTCATCCTCCTGTTCGCCGTACAGCTGGGCTGGTTCCCCGTGATCGGCCTGCCGCCCCAAGGGTTGACTCTGGCCGCCAGCTGGCACCTGCTCCTCCCCGCCATCACCCTCGCCATCCCGAGGGCGGCCCAGGTGGCGCGCCTCGCGCGGGCCCGCGTCCTCGAGGAGCGCCGGTCCGACTACGTCCGCACGGCGCGCAGCAAGGGCCTCAAGCCCACGTCCGTCGGTAGGCACATCGCCAGCAACTCGCTCCCCGGCGTCATCCCACTGCTCGCACTGGAGCTCGGCGGGCTCCTCACCGGCACCATCGTCGTCGAGCAGGTCTTCGGGCTTCCCGGGTTGGGCGCGACCATCCTCGGCGCCATCGGCGCGCGCGACTACCCCGTGGTGCAGGGCGTCACCATCCTCGCCGTGAGCGTCTACGTCCTCGTCAACTGGTTGGCCGATCTCTCGCAGGTCATCGCCGACCCAAGGCTGAGGGCCTCATGA
- a CDS encoding ABC transporter substrate-binding protein yields MKIKVVPRALVLLVAALTVGGWSSAQTLTIAMSAQPDTLDPQVTAATAAFQVSKSIYDGLVEVDQAGNIVPALAKSYTVSNDGLSYTFELNDATFHDGTAFDAQDVVATLDRIRDEATGSSKRSEFASITSVTAVDDHTVTIALSQTSPALLASLASGWGAMLPSEKLAEGHDFGNQPIGTGPFKLVSWVRDNAITLQRNDSYYQGAPALEQVVIRFVTDNAVQYQGLVTGEFDIIDNVPQAQQPTVEADPSLTLVREPSGTVLVAALNARNPYLNDARVRRALNMAVDTEIVMEVAYGGGPQVGTFMEAGSPWYPDSVQPFPYDPEKAKALLKDAGVPADWTIRLVLPQPYPQHIQAGQIVQDFLSQVGVKAEISIVEWGVWLSDVYGGPHEFDITVIGHTGKLDPSGRVTGLGTDRNYTGVIDDDVANWIAQANSNPDPTMRRSLYSQALIRLHDDAPFIYFGTAERVYARKASVQGFWITPLLDSFDFRTTSFQ; encoded by the coding sequence ATGAAGATCAAGGTCGTACCACGCGCGCTGGTGCTGCTCGTCGCCGCCCTCACGGTCGGCGGCTGGAGCTCGGCGCAGACGCTCACCATCGCGATGAGCGCCCAACCGGACACGCTCGACCCGCAGGTCACCGCCGCCACGGCGGCTTTCCAGGTGAGCAAGTCCATCTACGACGGGCTCGTCGAGGTCGACCAGGCCGGCAACATCGTGCCCGCCCTCGCCAAGTCGTACACCGTCAGCAACGACGGCCTCAGCTACACCTTCGAGCTGAACGACGCCACGTTCCACGACGGCACGGCCTTCGACGCCCAAGACGTCGTCGCCACCCTGGACCGCATCAGGGACGAGGCCACCGGCTCCTCGAAGCGCAGCGAGTTCGCCAGCATCACCAGCGTGACGGCCGTTGACGATCACACCGTCACCATCGCCCTGTCGCAGACGAGCCCCGCGCTCCTCGCCAGCCTCGCCTCCGGCTGGGGCGCCATGCTCCCGAGCGAGAAGTTGGCCGAGGGCCACGACTTCGGCAACCAGCCGATCGGGACCGGCCCCTTCAAGCTCGTCTCCTGGGTCCGCGACAACGCCATCACGCTCCAGCGCAACGACAGCTACTACCAGGGCGCCCCGGCCCTCGAGCAGGTCGTCATCCGCTTCGTGACGGACAACGCCGTGCAGTACCAGGGCCTCGTGACCGGCGAGTTCGACATCATCGACAACGTGCCCCAGGCGCAGCAGCCCACTGTCGAGGCCGACCCCTCCCTCACCCTCGTGCGCGAGCCGTCCGGCACGGTCCTCGTCGCCGCCCTCAACGCCCGCAACCCGTACCTGAACGACGCGCGCGTGCGCCGCGCCCTCAACATGGCCGTCGACACCGAGATCGTCATGGAAGTCGCCTACGGCGGCGGCCCGCAGGTCGGCACGTTCATGGAAGCGGGCAGCCCCTGGTACCCCGACTCCGTGCAGCCGTTCCCGTACGACCCCGAGAAGGCCAAGGCCCTCCTCAAGGACGCAGGCGTGCCGGCCGACTGGACGATCAGGCTCGTCCTCCCGCAGCCGTACCCGCAGCACATCCAGGCGGGCCAGATCGTGCAGGACTTCCTCAGCCAGGTCGGCGTCAAGGCCGAGATCTCCATCGTCGAGTGGGGCGTGTGGCTCTCCGACGTCTACGGCGGCCCGCACGAGTTCGACATCACCGTCATCGGCCACACGGGCAAGCTCGACCCCTCCGGTCGCGTCACCGGCCTCGGCACCGACCGGAACTACACCGGCGTGATCGACGACGACGTCGCCAACTGGATCGCCCAGGCCAACTCGAACCCCGATCCGACCATGCGCCGCTCGCTGTACTCCCAGGCCCTCATCCGCCTGCACGACGACGCGCCGTTCATCTACTTCGGCACGGCCGAACGCGTGTACGCCAGGAAGGCGAGCGTCCAAGGGTTCTGGATCACGCCGCTCCTCGACTCCTTCGACTTCAGGACGACCAGCTTCCAGTGA
- a CDS encoding EAL domain-containing protein → MPGWLKRLSPLLLWGAYLVGYGEIVELAGSYAPLVALLPVAVSGWSWGPVGGLASGVLGYLAVQVRMDALGVATWNPLSLLQADQMFAFLACSGAGLVVGWMRRLEHNLHHERAARRKALVDPLTGTLVRQAFEERLRAELDAATATGSGLALLFVDLDRFKFVNDTYGHDLGDKLLREVGQILLSNVRDEDLVGRVGGDEFMVALVGVRDEQAAGQIARSLVRELSTPFTVDGRELQVSASIGVALYPRDGGEVEALLQSADAAMYQVKVAGKNAYNFSTVEVRTRLTRRLELERVLRRALAENEFKVVYQPQFRIVDGSLVGFEALLRWHSPDLGKVSPAEFLPVAEEAGMIAPIGHWMLRETAMQLRAWLRQGFVPVRVAVNVSTLQFHQSNFVDTVRGALDDSGIDPGLFELEVTESVLERDNDLAVRILRQLQRLGVRIALDDFGTGYSSLAYLQSLPIGTLKIDRSFVQRLAQGPLRGAPPAAEVDPAVRSALQRNVVRTSGGSEDAAPIVEAICAMAHKLNKEVVAEGVETAYQRDFLRRLGADTAQGYFYAKPMMPAQAEELLKRVTTVTAEAIAAARASAIRPPRTPSDARTIDPFGARVVPETTMEPIAPARHDIPLRELERASSFDELVIWK, encoded by the coding sequence ATGCCTGGTTGGCTCAAGAGACTGTCACCGCTGCTCCTATGGGGCGCCTACCTCGTCGGGTACGGGGAGATCGTCGAGCTGGCCGGCTCGTACGCCCCGCTCGTCGCCTTGCTCCCGGTGGCCGTCTCCGGCTGGAGTTGGGGCCCGGTCGGCGGGCTGGCGAGCGGCGTGCTCGGCTACCTCGCCGTGCAGGTCCGCATGGACGCGCTCGGGGTCGCGACGTGGAACCCGCTTAGCCTCCTGCAGGCCGATCAGATGTTCGCGTTCCTCGCCTGTTCGGGCGCCGGCCTCGTCGTCGGTTGGATGCGGCGCCTGGAGCACAACCTCCACCACGAGCGCGCCGCCCGGCGCAAGGCGCTCGTCGACCCCTTGACCGGCACCCTGGTACGCCAGGCCTTCGAGGAGCGCCTCAGGGCGGAGCTCGACGCCGCCACGGCCACCGGCAGCGGGCTGGCGCTCCTGTTCGTCGACCTGGACCGCTTCAAGTTCGTCAACGACACCTACGGTCACGACCTGGGCGACAAGCTCCTCAGGGAGGTCGGCCAGATCCTGCTGAGCAACGTGAGGGACGAGGACCTCGTCGGCAGGGTGGGCGGCGACGAGTTCATGGTCGCCCTCGTGGGGGTGCGCGACGAGCAGGCCGCCGGGCAGATCGCCAGGAGCTTAGTGCGCGAGCTGAGCACCCCGTTCACCGTCGACGGCCGCGAGTTGCAGGTCTCCGCCTCGATAGGCGTCGCCCTCTACCCGCGCGACGGGGGCGAGGTCGAGGCGCTCCTCCAGTCGGCCGACGCCGCCATGTACCAGGTGAAGGTCGCCGGCAAGAACGCCTACAACTTCAGCACGGTCGAGGTCCGCACGCGCCTCACGCGGCGTCTGGAGCTCGAGCGCGTGCTCAGGCGTGCCCTGGCGGAGAACGAGTTCAAGGTCGTCTACCAGCCACAGTTCCGGATCGTCGACGGCTCGCTCGTCGGCTTCGAGGCGCTGCTCCGCTGGCACTCGCCCGATCTCGGCAAGGTCTCGCCGGCCGAGTTCCTCCCCGTGGCGGAGGAAGCGGGCATGATCGCCCCGATCGGACACTGGATGCTGCGCGAGACCGCCATGCAGCTGCGCGCGTGGCTGCGCCAGGGTTTCGTGCCCGTGCGCGTCGCCGTCAACGTGTCGACGCTGCAGTTCCATCAGTCGAACTTCGTCGACACCGTGAGGGGCGCGCTCGACGACTCCGGCATCGACCCGGGCCTGTTCGAGCTCGAGGTCACCGAGAGCGTCCTCGAGCGCGACAACGACCTGGCGGTCCGCATCCTGAGGCAGCTCCAGCGGCTCGGCGTGCGCATAGCGCTCGACGATTTCGGGACGGGCTACTCGTCGCTCGCCTACCTCCAGAGCCTCCCGATCGGCACGCTGAAGATCGACAGGTCGTTCGTCCAGAGGCTCGCCCAGGGGCCGCTACGGGGTGCGCCGCCGGCGGCGGAGGTGGACCCGGCGGTCAGGAGCGCCCTGCAGCGCAACGTGGTGCGCACGTCCGGCGGCTCCGAGGACGCCGCCCCCATCGTCGAGGCCATCTGCGCCATGGCGCACAAGCTGAACAAGGAGGTCGTGGCCGAGGGCGTCGAGACGGCGTATCAACGCGACTTCCTCCGCAGGCTCGGCGCCGACACCGCGCAGGGCTACTTCTACGCCAAGCCGATGATGCCCGCTCAGGCGGAGGAGCTCCTCAAGCGCGTCACGACCGTCACGGCCGAAGCGATCGCCGCCGCCCGCGCCTCGGCCATCAGGCCGCCTCGGACCCCGAGCGACGCCCGAACCATCGATCCGTTCGGGGCGCGGGTCGTGCCGGAGACGACGATGGAACCGATCGCCCCGGCCAGGCACGACATCCCCTTGCGGGAGCTCGAGCGGGCGTCCTCGTTCGACGAGCTCGTCATCTGGAAGTGA
- a CDS encoding ABC transporter substrate-binding protein — MLVSLTLATLSTGAAQATDHAWELRVCAAPDEMPFSNQAEEGFENRIADILADELGARLTYDWTAFTSDLINLHFAEGTCDVIMGVPDGFEKGLNTITYYQSPYVLVYRADAGFDIDDMDDPDLADLRLGVQGLGIPPHEALRQRRLIDRVARIYGGEEGKDRLGVVVRDVASGAIDVGFGWGPVMAYYAALSPVELVVKPVEPAFDFPSIFQYIPMTVAVRRNDVAMQERLNRAIVARWDDIQAVLREYLVPLMDMPAPFLGDFTLPPTTLRVGAVIPMPTGGRTFIAGVNDLVGNAARMGALQAEGVVNQSGAATDRDVRVLLASSPSAAAATRAADAMLALGEVDALVGGVGDGQAEALAELAAAHGVPFVNIGSPSLALRAECRPTTFHVQPSAGAYLDALVRLYRNGTAPQRWYVVYPEGGEGGALLARAALAAETVGDVVAGSRAVPPGRPVYFDLLDEAKSLGADTVAVLLDAADQVALIGQAEDGGYTLRMAPFPDPVTQTREFLASTNRYGAGRDVPRIQLWEPTLGSAAADMNERFAARWGQPFDAPAWAAYEAVAVLTAAARLANSADGAALAAALLEVDAGSLGGKAGDVAFRSSDHELRQPMYVVSVDRNAQWGTTLSQRLAAGRLVGTLPEGSLGAVELDALGGAGAPSCGF, encoded by the coding sequence TTGCTCGTATCCCTGACCCTGGCCACGCTCTCGACCGGCGCGGCGCAGGCCACCGACCACGCATGGGAGCTGCGCGTCTGCGCCGCCCCGGACGAGATGCCCTTCTCCAACCAGGCGGAAGAAGGCTTCGAGAACCGCATCGCGGACATCCTGGCCGATGAGCTCGGCGCGCGCCTGACGTACGACTGGACGGCCTTCACCTCCGACCTCATCAACCTGCACTTCGCGGAAGGCACGTGTGACGTGATCATGGGCGTGCCGGACGGCTTCGAGAAGGGCCTCAACACCATCACCTACTACCAGAGCCCTTACGTGCTCGTCTACCGGGCCGACGCCGGCTTCGACATCGACGACATGGACGACCCTGACCTCGCCGACCTGAGGCTCGGCGTGCAGGGGCTCGGCATCCCGCCCCACGAGGCGTTGCGGCAGCGCCGGCTCATCGACAGGGTGGCGCGCATCTACGGCGGGGAAGAAGGCAAGGACCGGCTCGGCGTCGTGGTCAGGGACGTCGCATCCGGCGCCATCGACGTCGGCTTCGGCTGGGGTCCCGTGATGGCGTACTACGCCGCCCTGAGCCCGGTCGAGCTCGTCGTCAAGCCGGTGGAGCCCGCCTTCGACTTCCCTTCCATCTTCCAGTACATCCCCATGACGGTGGCGGTGCGGCGTAACGACGTCGCCATGCAGGAGCGCCTCAACCGCGCCATCGTCGCCAGGTGGGACGACATCCAGGCCGTGCTGCGCGAGTACCTCGTGCCCCTCATGGACATGCCAGCGCCCTTCCTCGGCGACTTCACGCTGCCGCCGACGACGCTGCGGGTCGGCGCGGTGATCCCCATGCCGACCGGCGGACGCACGTTCATAGCCGGCGTCAACGACCTCGTCGGCAACGCGGCCCGCATGGGCGCGCTGCAGGCGGAAGGGGTCGTCAACCAGTCCGGCGCCGCGACCGACCGGGACGTGCGCGTCCTGTTGGCCAGCAGCCCGAGCGCGGCGGCGGCGACACGGGCGGCGGACGCCATGCTCGCGCTTGGCGAGGTGGACGCCCTCGTCGGCGGCGTCGGCGACGGCCAGGCGGAAGCCCTCGCGGAGCTCGCCGCCGCGCACGGCGTGCCGTTCGTCAACATCGGCTCGCCGAGCCTCGCGCTGCGGGCGGAGTGCCGGCCGACGACCTTCCACGTGCAACCGTCCGCCGGGGCCTACCTCGACGCGCTGGTGCGCCTCTACCGGAACGGGACGGCCCCGCAGCGGTGGTACGTCGTCTACCCGGAGGGGGGTGAAGGCGGGGCGCTCCTCGCCAGGGCGGCGCTGGCAGCCGAGACCGTCGGCGACGTCGTCGCCGGGAGCCGCGCCGTGCCGCCAGGGCGGCCCGTCTACTTCGACCTCCTGGACGAGGCGAAGAGCCTGGGGGCCGACACGGTGGCGGTGCTGCTCGACGCCGCCGATCAGGTGGCGCTGATCGGTCAGGCGGAGGATGGCGGCTACACCCTGCGCATGGCGCCCTTCCCCGACCCCGTCACGCAGACGAGGGAGTTCCTGGCGTCGACCAACCGCTACGGGGCAGGCAGGGACGTACCGCGCATCCAGCTCTGGGAGCCCACGCTCGGCTCCGCCGCGGCCGACATGAACGAACGGTTCGCGGCCCGCTGGGGTCAGCCGTTCGACGCCCCGGCGTGGGCGGCGTACGAGGCCGTCGCCGTGCTCACGGCCGCGGCGCGGCTGGCGAACAGCGCGGACGGCGCCGCGCTGGCGGCCGCCCTGCTCGAGGTGGACGCGGGGAGCCTCGGCGGCAAGGCGGGTGACGTGGCCTTCCGCTCGAGCGATCACGAGCTGCGCCAGCCCATGTACGTGGTGTCGGTCGACCGGAACGCCCAGTGGGGGACGACGCTCTCGCAGCGGCTCGCGGCCGGTCGCCTGGTGGGGACGTTGCCGGAAGGGTCGTTGGGCGCGGTCGAGCTCGACGCGCTCGGCGGCGCGGGCGCGCCCTCCTGCGGGTTCTAG
- a CDS encoding PQQ-dependent dehydrogenase, methanol/ethanol family has protein sequence MTYTQPARRNGRRSIALGCALAVLLTVGAAFANAELIRIQRDAGQWVMANGNYQGWNYSTLNQITSYNVKNLQVKWTLQLGVTDSLEAPPIVVGNTMYILTPKPNTVYALDLTREGFIKWSYRVDQPNLSQAKACCGAQSRGISYADGKIILNSLDGQLMALDAGTGAVLWNTQVTDLSITETTTNAPLIVGSNILIGNEGGERGVRGWVAAYDLQTGEQVWKFYNTGPNADMGIGERWNPFYEIDKKWTEPGVDTWYGDSWKLGGGTAWGYFTYDPESNLFYYGTANCGPWNPDYRRDPATAPGLDQYLSKYCASTIARDATTGEMVWAYQNTPQDQWDFDEPGQNFVADLTIDGQVVKALIKPARNGFFYVFDRLTGELVRDVFAYTNVNWASGVDRETGMPIYNEDALTYTDIPTPISVCPFIAGNNWYNDAYSPATGLVYFQAENRCATFTGTEAEYTPGESYILMSFTDIGNGPGGWTGELQAWDPVTGQKAWGLKTSTGNDAKPVFATAGNLVFGGTDTGEFRAVDARSGQVLWTFRTGSNFRGSPMSYTGPDGKQYLAVVTSQAPTDPQIGTDTTADAAGRYRRAGTTLYVFGLP, from the coding sequence ATGACGTATACGCAACCCGCCAGACGCAACGGCAGGCGCTCCATCGCGCTCGGCTGCGCGCTCGCCGTCCTCCTCACGGTCGGTGCGGCCTTCGCCAACGCCGAGCTCATCCGGATCCAGCGCGATGCCGGCCAGTGGGTGATGGCGAACGGCAACTACCAGGGCTGGAACTACAGCACGCTCAACCAGATCACGAGCTACAACGTCAAGAACCTGCAGGTGAAGTGGACGCTGCAGCTCGGCGTCACGGACTCCCTCGAAGCTCCGCCCATCGTGGTCGGTAACACCATGTACATCCTCACGCCGAAGCCGAACACGGTGTACGCGCTCGACCTGACGCGCGAAGGGTTCATCAAGTGGTCGTACCGCGTCGACCAGCCGAACCTCTCGCAGGCCAAGGCGTGTTGCGGCGCCCAGTCGCGCGGCATCAGCTACGCCGACGGCAAGATCATCCTCAACTCGCTCGACGGCCAGCTCATGGCCCTCGACGCCGGCACGGGCGCCGTCCTCTGGAACACCCAGGTCACCGACCTGAGCATCACCGAGACGACGACCAACGCCCCCCTCATCGTCGGCAGCAACATCCTGATCGGCAACGAAGGCGGCGAGCGCGGCGTGCGTGGCTGGGTGGCCGCCTACGACCTCCAGACCGGCGAACAGGTCTGGAAGTTCTACAACACGGGCCCGAACGCCGACATGGGCATCGGCGAGCGCTGGAACCCCTTCTACGAGATCGACAAGAAGTGGACCGAGCCGGGCGTCGACACCTGGTACGGCGACTCCTGGAAGCTCGGCGGCGGCACGGCGTGGGGCTACTTCACGTACGACCCCGAGTCGAACCTCTTCTACTACGGCACCGCCAACTGCGGTCCGTGGAACCCGGACTACCGCCGCGACCCGGCCACCGCGCCCGGCCTCGACCAGTACCTGTCCAAGTACTGCGCCTCGACCATCGCGCGTGACGCGACGACGGGCGAGATGGTCTGGGCCTACCAGAACACGCCGCAGGACCAGTGGGACTTCGACGAGCCGGGCCAGAACTTCGTGGCCGACCTCACCATCGACGGCCAGGTCGTCAAGGCCCTCATCAAGCCCGCTCGCAACGGCTTCTTCTACGTGTTCGATCGCCTGACGGGCGAGCTGGTGCGCGACGTCTTCGCGTACACGAACGTCAACTGGGCCTCCGGCGTCGACCGCGAGACCGGCATGCCGATCTACAACGAGGACGCCCTGACCTACACGGACATCCCGACCCCGATCTCGGTCTGCCCCTTCATCGCCGGTAACAACTGGTACAACGACGCGTACTCGCCCGCCACGGGCCTCGTCTACTTCCAGGCCGAGAACCGCTGCGCGACGTTCACGGGCACGGAAGCCGAGTACACCCCCGGCGAGAGCTACATCCTGATGAGCTTCACGGACATCGGGAACGGCCCCGGCGGCTGGACCGGCGAGCTGCAGGCGTGGGACCCGGTCACGGGTCAGAAGGCCTGGGGTCTCAAGACCTCGACCGGCAACGACGCCAAGCCCGTCTTCGCGACGGCAGGCAACCTCGTCTTCGGCGGCACCGACACTGGCGAGTTCCGCGCCGTGGACGCCCGCAGCGGCCAGGTCCTCTGGACGTTCCGCACTGGCTCCAACTTCCGCGGCTCCCCCATGAGCTACACGGGCCCTGACGGCAAGCAGTACCTGGCGGTCGTCACGAGCCAGGCGCCGACGGACCCGCAGATCGGCACGGACACGACGGCAGACGCCGCCGGGCGCTACCGCCGCGCCGGTACGACGCTGTACGTCTTCGGGCTGCCCTGA
- a CDS encoding c-type cytochrome — protein sequence MIDRQFKRLALLAATAMAGLTFYVMAQEAAPADFTVATTADYGTYLVTPDGHSLYLYVKDEGGVSACVDACANNWIALLAGDDGVATAGEGVDQSLVGTTTRADGGVQVTYGGHPLYTFKRDTAPGTTRGQKLGGEFFLVSPTAAAIEDKLPEQQADISESDLDALKATGAAVFAANCAVCHGDNGEGRIGPALANNSIVGNTDFIVERVLNGFIEHGMPPFKALDDQQIAGVITFVRTSFGNDYGAVLAEEVSTRR from the coding sequence ATGATAGACAGGCAATTCAAGCGTCTCGCCCTGCTTGCGGCGACGGCCATGGCTGGTCTCACCTTCTACGTCATGGCGCAGGAAGCCGCACCAGCGGACTTCACCGTCGCCACGACGGCCGATTACGGCACCTACCTGGTCACCCCCGACGGGCACTCCCTGTACCTCTACGTCAAGGACGAAGGCGGCGTCAGCGCGTGCGTTGACGCCTGTGCCAACAACTGGATCGCCCTGCTGGCGGGAGACGACGGCGTGGCCACGGCCGGCGAGGGCGTAGACCAGAGCCTGGTCGGCACGACCACGCGCGCTGACGGCGGCGTCCAGGTCACGTACGGCGGCCACCCCCTCTACACCTTCAAGCGCGACACGGCCCCCGGCACGACCCGCGGCCAGAAGCTCGGCGGCGAGTTCTTCCTCGTGTCGCCGACCGCCGCCGCCATCGAGGACAAGCTCCCCGAGCAGCAGGCCGACATCTCGGAGTCCGATCTCGACGCCCTCAAGGCGACGGGCGCCGCCGTCTTCGCCGCCAACTGCGCCGTCTGCCACGGCGACAACGGCGAGGGCCGCATCGGACCTGCGCTGGCGAACAACAGCATCGTCGGCAACACCGATTTCATCGTCGAGCGCGTGCTCAACGGCTTCATCGAGCACGGCATGCCGCCCTTCAAGGCCCTCGACGACCAGCAGATCGCTGGAGTTATCACCTTCGTACGCACCTCCTTCGGCAACGACTACGGTGCCGTTCTCGCAGAGGAGGTGAGCACTCGGCGGTAA